From Deltaproteobacteria bacterium, one genomic window encodes:
- a CDS encoding helix-turn-helix transcriptional regulator, whose product MRLLRPDNVKLQVARRLAELRRQAGFTQEDFATRIEVTVKYLQKVERGRQNLTLETLVKVANGLGVDLDVFFQEPSSMQSRPGRPPTRTATTTMRRRR is encoded by the coding sequence GTGCGCCTCCTCCGCCCCGACAACGTCAAGCTCCAGGTCGCGCGCCGGCTCGCGGAGCTGCGCCGGCAGGCCGGCTTCACACAGGAGGACTTCGCCACGCGCATCGAGGTGACGGTGAAGTACCTCCAGAAGGTGGAGCGCGGCCGCCAGAACCTGACGCTGGAGACCCTCGTGAAGGTGGCCAACGGGCTCGGCGTTGACCTTGATGTGTTCTTCCAGGAGCCGAGTTCGATGCAGTCCAGGCCCGGAAGACCGCCGACGCGAACAGCAACGACAACGATGCGCCGCCGCCGATGA
- a CDS encoding helix-turn-helix domain-containing protein, protein MSIEDSIRDALERVAREVLAKHAVPADDPLQLLDSAKVAELLCVQEDTARAWLASGKLPGFKVEGHWRVRRAQLEHYVAAQAAGGTTAPDPAVVGADLALAMRGHRKAG, encoded by the coding sequence ATGAGCATCGAGGACTCGATCCGCGACGCGCTGGAGCGAGTCGCCCGAGAGGTGCTGGCGAAGCACGCCGTCCCTGCAGACGATCCGCTGCAGCTCCTCGACTCCGCGAAGGTCGCCGAGTTGCTGTGCGTCCAGGAGGACACTGCGCGGGCCTGGCTCGCGTCGGGGAAACTTCCGGGATTCAAGGTCGAAGGTCACTGGCGCGTTCGGCGCGCTCAGCTTGAGCACTACGTCGCCGCCCAGGCCGCGGGCGGCACCACCGCTCCCGACCCCGCGGTAGTCGGGGCGGACCTCGCGCTCGCGATGCGCGGTCACAGAAAGGCAGGCTAG
- a CDS encoding TonB family protein gives MAVLLGWSASARADDAYGGATEHMEVPDAGHTPVLTKPPALLQRVEPIFPEDAKAQQLQGDVVMQVDIGADGKVTDVQVLQPAGHGFDEAAVAAVKQFTFSAAEIDNVPAPVRITYTEHFVWTAPVVDAGPPELTDAGEVVDAGPQWPIRLAGRVLERASRKPVAGAQVEAEGTDVKGEAVTDADGHFELHLPPGNVGVTVRAANYQLYHTTENLTQTERLDVTYFVMPKTYGLYESSVRSQRDQKEVNRYTLDREELEKVPGSLGDPIRVIQDLPGVARAPFLSGQLIVRGSAPTDTGSYLDGVEIPLLFHFFGGPSVVNPEFLDRIDFFPGGFGPEYGRAIGGIVDVQTRAPKPNEWHGSAKIDLIDTGVYVAMPIADGLSVSAAARRSYLDAVLGVALPIAGASVTVAPVYYDYQLRVDYAPPDMKKNKFKLFFFGSDDYLTVVAPGALPGGAQFTINDHQGFQRLQGAWIWHDGITTLSTAPYVGLDDLSVGVGQFQIDANDVVVGHRENLQLDLTKWFILRSGLDFELYRSTYDAHFPAVPLSYRPFPGEQPDAPLQTLGGIINELDYGFWTEGEIHLPWRMKIFPGVRYDYYRLHGLSRNGVAPRLTIRQDFGSEDKPLTVKAAVGIYNESPGAQNLDPVFGYPQEPLQWAFQSSLGVEKRITDAINIDLTGFFNRRYDLAEPSNIIVQEKDGSLHRQLVAPSGLGRAYGLELLARHEITKHFFGWIAYTLSWSYERPNSNVDYSPSTYDERHILTLIAQYKFGNGWELGGRYRLATGVPATPTVGATFDADTESYHPISGAAGSTRQPTFSQLDLRVDKSWLFERWSLGVYLDVQNVLNETNQEGVINDYRFQTSETVPGIPFLPTLGVKGSF, from the coding sequence GTGGCCGTGCTCCTTGGCTGGAGCGCGAGCGCGCGCGCCGACGACGCGTACGGCGGCGCCACCGAGCACATGGAAGTGCCCGACGCCGGTCACACGCCGGTGCTCACCAAGCCGCCCGCACTGCTGCAGCGCGTGGAGCCGATCTTTCCCGAGGACGCGAAGGCCCAGCAGCTCCAGGGCGACGTGGTCATGCAGGTGGACATCGGCGCCGACGGCAAGGTGACCGACGTCCAGGTGCTGCAGCCTGCAGGACACGGCTTCGACGAAGCGGCCGTCGCGGCGGTGAAGCAGTTCACGTTCTCGGCCGCGGAGATCGACAACGTCCCTGCGCCGGTGCGCATCACGTACACCGAGCACTTCGTTTGGACCGCGCCCGTGGTCGACGCGGGGCCGCCCGAGCTGACCGACGCGGGTGAAGTCGTCGACGCGGGACCGCAGTGGCCCATTCGCCTCGCCGGCCGCGTGCTCGAGCGCGCCAGCCGCAAGCCCGTCGCCGGCGCTCAAGTCGAAGCAGAAGGCACCGACGTGAAGGGCGAGGCCGTCACCGACGCCGACGGCCACTTCGAGCTGCACCTGCCGCCGGGAAACGTGGGCGTCACCGTGCGCGCCGCGAACTACCAGCTGTACCACACGACCGAGAACCTCACGCAGACCGAGCGGCTCGACGTCACCTACTTCGTGATGCCCAAGACGTACGGGCTCTACGAGTCGTCCGTTCGCAGCCAGCGCGACCAGAAGGAAGTGAACCGCTACACGCTCGATCGTGAGGAGCTGGAAAAAGTACCGGGCTCGCTCGGCGATCCCATTCGCGTGATCCAGGACCTGCCTGGCGTGGCGCGCGCGCCGTTCCTCTCCGGCCAGCTCATCGTGCGCGGCAGCGCGCCCACCGACACCGGCAGCTACCTCGACGGCGTGGAGATCCCGCTGCTCTTCCACTTCTTCGGCGGACCGAGCGTGGTGAACCCGGAGTTCCTCGACCGCATCGACTTCTTCCCCGGCGGCTTCGGCCCCGAGTACGGCCGCGCCATCGGCGGCATCGTCGACGTGCAGACCCGCGCGCCCAAGCCGAACGAGTGGCACGGCTCGGCGAAGATCGACCTCATCGACACCGGCGTGTACGTGGCGATGCCCATCGCCGACGGCTTGAGCGTCTCGGCCGCGGCGCGCCGCAGCTACCTCGACGCCGTGCTCGGCGTGGCGCTGCCGATTGCGGGTGCGTCGGTGACCGTGGCGCCCGTCTACTACGACTACCAGCTGCGCGTGGACTACGCGCCGCCGGACATGAAGAAGAACAAGTTCAAGCTCTTCTTCTTCGGCTCCGACGACTACCTCACCGTCGTCGCGCCGGGCGCGCTCCCCGGCGGCGCGCAGTTCACCATCAACGACCACCAGGGCTTCCAGCGCCTGCAGGGCGCGTGGATCTGGCACGACGGCATCACCACGCTCTCCACCGCGCCCTACGTGGGCCTCGACGATCTCTCGGTCGGCGTGGGCCAGTTCCAGATCGACGCCAACGATGTCGTCGTCGGCCACCGCGAGAACCTCCAGCTCGACTTGACCAAATGGTTCATCTTGCGGAGCGGCCTGGACTTCGAGCTCTACCGCTCCACGTATGACGCGCACTTCCCCGCGGTGCCGCTCTCGTACCGGCCGTTCCCCGGCGAGCAGCCCGACGCGCCGCTGCAGACGCTGGGCGGCATCATCAACGAGCTCGACTACGGCTTCTGGACCGAGGGCGAGATCCACCTGCCCTGGCGCATGAAGATCTTCCCCGGCGTCCGCTACGACTACTACCGGCTGCACGGCCTCTCGCGGAACGGCGTCGCGCCGCGCCTCACGATCCGGCAGGACTTCGGCAGCGAGGACAAGCCGCTCACCGTGAAGGCCGCGGTCGGCATCTACAACGAGAGCCCGGGTGCCCAGAACCTCGACCCGGTTTTCGGCTACCCGCAGGAGCCGCTGCAGTGGGCCTTCCAGAGCTCGCTCGGCGTGGAGAAGCGAATCACCGACGCCATCAACATCGACCTCACCGGCTTCTTCAACCGGCGCTACGACCTCGCCGAGCCCTCCAACATCATCGTCCAGGAGAAGGACGGCTCGTTGCACCGCCAGCTCGTGGCGCCGAGTGGCCTGGGGCGCGCGTACGGCCTGGAGCTGCTCGCGCGGCATGAGATCACCAAGCACTTCTTCGGGTGGATCGCGTACACGCTCTCGTGGAGTTACGAGCGGCCGAACTCGAACGTCGACTACTCGCCCTCGACCTACGACGAGCGGCACATCCTCACGCTCATCGCGCAGTACAAGTTCGGCAACGGCTGGGAGCTCGGCGGCCGCTATCGCCTGGCGACGGGTGTGCCCGCGACGCCGACCGTCGGCGCCACCTTCGACGCCGACACCGAGAGCTACCACCCCATCAGCGGCGCGGCGGGCTCGACGCGGCAGCCGACGTTCAGCCAGCTCGACCTGCGCGTGGACAAGAGCTGGCTCTTCGAGCGCTGGAGCCTGGGCGTGTACCTCGACGTGCAGAACGTGCTCAACGAGACCAACCAGGAGGGCGTGATCAACGACTACCGCTTCCAGACGTCGGAGACGGTGCCGGGCATTCCCTTCTTGCCGACACTGGGCGTGAAAGGTTCGTTCTGA